The sequence below is a genomic window from Deltaproteobacteria bacterium.
ACGAACACCGCCACTTGGGCCGGGGCACAGGCCGGACCTTCGGCCTGGGTCAGCGGGTCACGGTCCGCCTGGTAAACACTTCGCTGGATCGCCTGGAGGTCGACCTGGAGGTCGAGGATGCCTGAACCGTTTCCTGAGGCCCAGGCCAAGGGGGCGGTGTACATTGTTTTGGCCGCCCTGTGCTGGTCGACCCTCGGCCCTGTATCCAAGCTGGCCTTTGCCCACGGGGTCGCTCCCTTGGACGTGGCCTTCTGGCGGGCCGTTTCCGGTTGGGCCCTGTTCGCAGGGCAGGCCGCATGGCTGGGGCAAACTCGGGTGCGGCCGAGAGACCTTCCTGGTCTGGCCGTTTTCGGCTTCCTGGGGGTCAGTGTCTTTTACGGAGCCTACCAGATCGCGGTCCGCGACGGCGGGGCAGCCCTGGCCTCGGTCCTTTTGTACACGGCACCGGCCTGGGTGGCCCTTTT
It includes:
- a CDS encoding EamA/RhaT family transporter, whose product is MPEPFPEAQAKGAVYIVLAALCWSTLGPVSKLAFAHGVAPLDVAFWRAVSGWALFAGQAAWLGQTRVRPRDLPGLAVFGFLGVSVFYGAYQIAVRDGGAALASVLLYTAPAWVALLARFFLGEGLTRIKIICILLSMAGVAGVAFGSGETQGRGGWPLLGVACGLVSGLTYASYYIFSKRFLRTYRAPTIFLYIQPFGALFLLPFLGGLPADAVAWASVLFLGL